The following DNA comes from Mya arenaria isolate MELC-2E11 chromosome 11, ASM2691426v1.
gaccgagttattacgattggatcgagttgttccccttggCATTAATTGTTGTCTatgtcagtcaacttttgttttattggaaaggtagcattgtgttttaatgcattaaatgcttgttttgtgcaaataaCTTGTAACTTACatggttaaatatgaatataaacctttatgatcaatttcaaccataaaatatttcacttaatacaagttcaatattttttgcacCAACCAGTttagacgtaagggattggaagaatcccgtataacacgtctattattttagacttatAGCTACCCTGCTTCTTTAACGAGTGCCAGTACATTGAGCTGTCATACAGTACAATTCAATGTGTATACGCTTAAAGATCAAATTGTAGCACATTGGGGAATGACATCAGAGGACGCACATGCATCTTTTGGTTTAGCaattatgttgacctacattcaagatatatttataaatagaaatcatgctttacatttgaattgcctgttttgaaaaacatcggaaacaataaataacttatcagctaagtgtttatttaatatggCATACTTATTCATTATAATTGTGTGACCATGTAAATTCGCTTtgcaagtgttcggtatttgtgccctgcatagcataaatttaagggtgatttactgtccataaaatgaacgattttcgacataaaattgatgagatcgtgaatctgtactttgacagatgttgtcaTATTAACAAAAGATGTTTCATCCAcaattttaacttactacaacaaatTCTCTCCAAGATAATcgtgaaaaacctcaaaaagtgtttggatttgtgaccttagccagtataGTCTGTGTCCCAATTGATGTTACAGGGAGTTTCCTTTTATTGTGAATGTCTAAACAATGCCAACTGTGTTCACATGTGTAGTTGATTCTGGGTCATTTTAAGAGCATTTGTTTACTTACTTTCAATTGTTGCACTATGTGAGTCAAAGTTTTGGGgtattttgacacttttttcTGTCCAATGTGTACATTATCAACCAAgtgtttttgtacaaaaaatgcGTTGCCACCGCGGGCGAGATTGCCTCATCATGGAAAATCGCGGAGATATATTCCCTGACTTGACTCGACTCGAGTGGAAATTTATAGAAATGAACGCGGTGGCCGTTATGCTTATATCGTGGGGTATAGTGAATATTAGGTGAAAACATAGCATCTGCAATAAGGAAAAATTGTGGTGATGTGCGAAATGTGCAAGAAACGCGTGGTTGGTATTGTATAAGCAGAATCATGATATGCCCTTAATCATCTGTACATAGTTGTTTAAAAATCcagatttcttaaaataattggaATTGCTTTCTAATCCTAGTTCAGTCTActgaatattttgtaaatgatcctgattgttttggttttttttataaaaaaaatgtcataattttgttattgtaattaGCAAgcaaatacctttcaaatgGAATTACCAAGCTGaagcatcaaaatttaacacaAATGGTAATGGAGCTATCAGATAACTAGCTTATTTGTAGGTAAAATTCCTTACAGCAATTAAAATGGGTACTCATTTTAGCCCAGTGCTAGAATTATAAAGTTTTTATCAACTCTGCTTTCAGGTTATGTATGGCAGTAGCAAGGGAGGCATGAacttatataacaaaatataaaaatgggcacaaatgcatcatttccggaGGCCACCCAGTCCTGCGCTGGCTCTCCGACCAAGCTCCAGGGTCTATCCCGTCTTACGCAGTCTTACACTGTCTCTGACTCTGACCTTTCTAACAGagataaaaagaagaaaacatcaaAATTTGCCACACTGCGCAAAAAGCTAACAAGAGCAAGGAGGCACAGTAAATCCCTCGACTATGGAAAGGCAATGAGAGACCTGGTTTCTTCATGGTCAACTCATGATCTAGCAAGCCTGGTTCAGCAGTATGAATCTTTAGCCTCTTTGAAGGAACTATGTATTTCATCTAATATAGCACGTTCTGCGGCCAGCACTTACGCACAAGATCTTTCTCATTTATATGATTTCAAATACTGCACAGATAtagaaattgtttacaaaggCGTGTGTTTCCCAGCACACAGAGCGTTACTTTGTGCAAGAAGTCCTTTTTTTCGAGATATTCTTTCTCGACATCATGACACATACCCTAGAGTACCAATCAAACTAAGGACACCGGGTGTAGATGTAGTTCTTTTTTCTGCGTTATTACATTACTTGTATTCAGATAGTATAAATTTTGAAGAGCTAAGTGAAAACAGTCGTGTTGTATTGACAAAACTGGCAACAGAGTTGGGCATGCCTAATCCTCTGTACCAGGACCTTAGAAACTTACTGGAGTCTGGAGATTACAGTGATTCGGTGCTTGTGTTTACCAGTGAGCCAGACATGAATGAGAGTTTCTCGTCGGAGACAGGATCCTCAGAGGGTCTCAGTCGTGCCAACCTTGAGCTGCAGTGTCACAGAGCTGTTCTGGCTGCTCGCTCTCCTTTCTTTAGAAACTTGCTCATAAGACGGGCACAATGTGGAGAAGATAATGTTGATCATTCTCAGAATTTTTGCACACGGATAGTACTTGATGAGTCTGTGATTCCGAGGCGCTATGCACGTGTTCTTTTGCATGCCCTATACCTGGACACCGTTGACCTGTCACTGATAATGCGGGGCAGTGCCAGTGTGTGCAGTTTGAGTGAGGTTCAGGCCATTGTGGCCGGCCGGGGACAGATGACTGCTGTTGATGAGGCCATGGAAATCTACCAGATAGGACAGTTCCTGGATATCCCAGCCATCTCTCAAGGTCAGTGTCAAGTAGTGTTGGGAATGAAACCaagatttataataataattatactatCAATTATCGGAGGATGAAAACTGATggatgatttaataataatcagatattttcatacatgtatagaCTCGTGATTTGCATTTTGGATTCGTTATTTTGGAACAAATATTGATAGTCGCAGGTGATTTTCTTTTGATTgtgattttcaattataatcaatcaACAGAACAACATtcatgtaatatacatgtattcatgtgttattttataatttgtaaactAGCAGCAGTAACCAGGGATTTTCTTTGTGACATGAAGAAAACCCAAGTCACAGGTGCAATTTTCTAGCTAGGGACTATTTTGAACATATTGTGCACCCCTTGGAATTCCAAAATAAGCTATCATCGACTGTTTATTTAAAACCATAATATTAGGATGCCCAACTTGTCAGGTGGTCATAGGACCCCCAGGGAAAGCCTGAGTGAAATGCTTATTGCTCTTCATTTGTATTTCTTTACTTGGGTTTCAAGGCACTCAAATGCTTTTATGAACgtgaaataatacaaattagTGATACTTATTAGTTACATTGTGTAATCAGATCTATGATAAGTGGATTAAATATTGCATTGCAAAGCATGAAGATAAAGGTGTTcaatttgattaatatttaccagaatctttttctttttttgtcgaACACAAATTAATTTTGATCATAATGATGGCTATTTGTTGCAGGTTGTGAGGATGTGATGGTGGAGCAGTTAagcgttgaaaacctggttagtGTGTTAGCGTGGAGCGAGGAGCCACATGGCTCCCCCTGGGTGCTCCGCCACGCTCTCCACTACCTGCGTGAAGAGTTCCTTCAGGTGGCTGCCTCTCCTGTCCTCTACGAACTCAGCAAGACGCATCTTCTTGAGGCTCTCAGCTCCGATCTTCTCCAGGTCTAATACCTCTGCAtatataatagggttataagttgtgcgttttgatccgggaggttgtttTAGACAATGGTggtattttgaacatttttgcaaaaatcagTGTGAGTCGAATATAATCTTCCTGAGAAAACGCACCTAATAacactttaatatataaattactggTATAAGTCACcgaaaaaacacattattaagGTTTAAATCTAATTTAGCACCATTTTGTTTTCTGTCGTCTTTTAAACATTGCACAATTATACTCAATCATTATGGTATGATGTCAGAGGAGTGTTCTACTGTTacagtatatatgtattatttttagtaGCTTTACCAAATTACcaaattttaattaagtattttgtAAGAGAATCAGTATACACATGTCTTGTAATAATGTATAATCTCAGTACAGTAATTATCTTTTAATGGcataatgaaattattgtaatgaaaagtattgtatcaaaatgttacctcagaattttattaaaagaatGAAGACTATGTATTAAACTAAGTTTTGCTGCCTAAtctcaaatttgttttgaagatGCCTATAGTTTATATACAGCTCTTGTCTGAGTCTTGTTATATAGAGTAATTAAACCCATTTGTGTGTTACAGGCTGGAGAGCTGGATGTGTTGGGAGCGGTGATCCGCTGGGGGGAGCACCACCTTGTCCGCCGCATTGAGAAACGAGGTGAGACTCTTACTCATTCAAAATCCCCatcctgtttttaaaaaaacctttCTGTTGCCCGGATTTTCCATTGCCTCAGGCAAAACTGTAGAAAATAATggcatttttaatgcattaacattCTTTTCAGTCTTAAAAGGCTATAAAACTATAAAGATACTGAAGTACTTGAGCTGTAGTTTTTTCTCCACTCTTAGGGAATGATGATGGGGCTTCGATAGAGGAAAAATAGCGTTGTTTTGGCGAAAAGGGGAAAAATACTAACATGATTCAAATAATTTACgacttgttttcaaaccttttattcaacaaacctatcaacatattcatgaatggcactttattgctacatttgctaaatgttaaaaggtttaaaacaacaacataattgaATGGGCTTATTTTACCTGGGTAGGGcgaaaatatatactttttctgGATGGGAAACCACTGTTTAGtctaagtattattattttttacagcAATGATTTAATCCTCAAGTTTTGGTCTAACCCATAACCCTATTTTGCCCTGCAGTTCTAAAAATTGTAAGTTGGTATCTcaacgtgataaattatgtcttGCTACATGTGctgttttattttaccagagCCAAACCTCCTGAGTCATACAGCGCACAGTGTGAGCAGGAAGGGGGTGAAACGGCGGGACATGAACGACGTAGAGCTCCGGGACATCATGGCCGAGGTGCTGCCCCTGGTACGCATGGATCATGTGATCCCATACACAAGCGAGATACTAACAGGAGCCATCCGCCGGGGCCTTGTCAGTGTACCCCCAACACACATGCTGACTGACGAGACGGGCCACACCGCTTCTGCTTGGGTCCCGGGCCGCAACAACGCGGTCTACACAAGGCCCCGGCTCTTCACCCCATATTATGAGGAAGGCAAGGTATTAAACCAGCAAGCTTACAATGGTTTGTTGACTTAATGAGCAAATTTACACATCATTGTTCAGATCTTTGCCTTAGCTTGATTTTTATTCAACTGATATTTCACTTGTGGTAAACAGATATTACATGTTTTCTTATAAGTATATATGCTTATTGGTACATTGTATTTAAGATGAATATATATAGGAGGTTTTAGAGAGCAAGAGTGGTGATTCGTGTTTAATATTCACAGAGCCTGTTAGAGGAACGGCAAAGCTGCGGACAGGGGGCGGGGCTGTCCCGGGTGCGGCCCCTCCACATGTCCTCAATCCCCGACACCCTCTACATGGTGGATGATCCCCAGTACCTGCATCACTTCCTGTCTGCCCATCCCGTCCCTCTCCGACATGTCGACATTGTCTCGGGCACCATCCCAGGTATACATGCACTtgataacaacaacataaattttttcttcagatgtgaagtaaatattttaggtaCACAacttttatgaaatgttttggtCGCACCCGTTTTATTCTTTTACTACCAGTAGatttcagggatgtgatttgtccgtgGATTCGtggaattccgcggatctaatggccccagagacccccccccccttaaaagCCCttaaaagagcttctaaaagcCATTTTTTTTCTACAGCAGTGCGCTTTTGACCCAAAGAGCACCCCATAAACACATGGgcgaaaatgtttcagccctccagctgccaggtcaaccctgagattttatcatataattgaaatgaattctagataattgtttgtttcagtgtcaGATCGTAGTATTGTTTACTTAATAAGCaccaaaagatatatttcacCAATGGCATTGCTGAAAGTGAAATATTCGCTTTTAGTGTTCACcaggtgaaatatatattgctatcttattctaaaacagtttttctttttattatatgccttatATTAGGGTTAAGTCATTCCAAAATGATGTTGTTGCAaatgtgtcccagccctgtgcgcagtgacgtttgatttggaataGAGGGAGCTAAAATTTCTAAacagttaaaaatatcaatttgataatttcactgttttaagcagtttaaaatcagttttatctcactgataaatctatataaaccactggaaagcatgtAATAAAACTTGGTTTTTCACAGTGCCCAGTGCAGGAGTGTTGAAAATGATGGTTCAACGGGAACAAGAGCTGAAGTGCCTGCCAATGGTTCAGCGGACGTTTGCTCAAGCCTACCTTGACCGGCGTGCTGTCATGTACCAGCTGCATCTTCGGGTTGTGCGGGAGTTCGGCTGGCCCGACTCCACTGTGGAGGTTCTGCAGAATGTGCAGTATTACTACAACAGGGAACCCCCGCCACAACGGGACCACCCAACATACGCGGACCAGAGTTACCCTCCCTTGAATCCGAGGCGACGCCCCAGTCCCCCACCTCGACAGGAATGTCGACATCGCTCCCAGTCTCGGCAAACCCAGCATATTACCCCAGCCTCATCACCCACCAAACACTACAACCAGGGCCTTTGTGAGGTAAATTACTCACAGATTCTTCACATGGGATGTTTCAgataaataagatattttttttatcaaatatgattaaattctTAAATACCAGATCAAGGCAGGTAAGTTCTTCATTCTTAATTGGTTAATACCtattatcatataattatcTTGCATCTTATTCAGGCATTTATTCATTTCTAGTTCAACTCTGGCAGCGATGGCAGTGAAGAAGATTTCTGTAGCGGAACATTGACCAGCCAGCGCTCGGCTTTATCAGATACCATGCCTGATATTGCCATGGCAACTGCATCTGCGTCCCAGCTTCATCTTGGAGAGGAGAACCAGCCGGATATCGGTGACGGAGGAGCTGGTCGGCATGGCATGCTCTACATCTGAGTAAAGTCACTGCTGGGACATTGCAGTGGGAAATTGCAGTCACAAGGTTTTGATGAATGAAACTGCCATGGAACAGCCTGTGTGACATAGTGTACAGCGAAACCACAGATATCCGTTTTAGCTGATGTGTCGCAATATAACTGCGCAGTAATTGTCACACAAGTGTTCAACTTGACCATGGTGACCATGGCGTGGACACTGCCCTGATGCTACACTGAACAGCAATTGTCACACAAGTGTTCAACTTGACCATGGTGACCATGGCATGGACACTGCCCCAAGGCCACACTTAACAGCTGCACAGCAATTGTCACACAAGTGTTTAACTTGACCATTGTGACCATGGGGCGGACACTGTCCCGATGTTTCACTGAACAACTGTACAGCCATTGTCACACGAGTGTTCAACATGACCATGACACGGACACTGTCCCGATGCTTCACTTAGCAACTGCACAGTCTTTGTCACACAAGTGTTCAACTTGACCATGGCTTAGACACTGCTCTGATGTATTACCATGTGGCACATCTACAATGAATTCATCTACATACAAACCATATGTAGACCTCTTGATCTTTTCTACAGACGTTAATTGtctatacatatttcatatacttATATTCAAGTAGTCCATAAactatatctaaatatatattatataatttatatataatttgttaatttaaaagttGTTCTATTAATGGCAGATTTTAACCCGTAATTTGTAAAGTACTTTTAAAGTATGCATATCGTGATAGTGCAATATTATGAGAACATATAACTATAATATAACTGATAGAATTGTATATATGGTTTACATGGGGTATACCTCAAAGGCATCTGTTCATGTGCTAGGATTTAATCATGGGACAACTATTCTACCtacaatatatttgtgttacttttatgtttttgtttatttcggtttgggccagtattcaatatttataagttttagctaaaaaaaaataaagggtGCTGCACCCCGTCCTTTTTTTGGTAGCATTCTTCTACCCTCATGGAGAGCCAACATTGGCACCCTCCTGCCCTCATAGAATTCAATACTGACgactttcaaatatttctgttgttttaattaatgttcATAATATGATTAAACTTATTTGGCAGTTGACACCAAATATTActtcattaaaacacaattccTAACACATATGgtgaaatttaaaatgttccCGATACAATATGCCCTTTTCTCCCTTAACACCCTGTCCCTTCTTCAGCTCCCTgttctttttaaaacctggctaaaaccctatttttttattttaaacttttcttGCAGTTTCTTATGCCATTATGACACTATTATTGACTAGTGAGCCATTAAATATGATCTTATATTCATGGGCAGAAAGTCATATTGACCTTATCTGCAACTCAGTTACTTATATCACACATCATATTCAAAGGGTCACTAGTCAACAagtgttatattatatgacattttatttttaagatgcGTTTTATTCGCAAGTGTAAGAActacaattatttcatatgctTTTTTAGACACATAATGGAAGGGTAAATTGAAtgcttcagtgtaagatcagaatttattatatatgctttctggtggtttatagaagtttaccagtgaaataaaaaagatatttcactGTATCAACACCGAAagtagttttgatattttttccgGTGTTGCAATTTAAGCCAGCTCTCACgtctaaatgaaatgaaacacaATTTCCAACAAGGTCATTTctgaaattttgttttgttttcttacaATTTGGCATGCTGTTCAGGAACATCTTACAATTTGCTGccatttatatactttttaggcatatgattaaaataaaaattcttaCACTGTCCGGtcacaatatattttacatagtGAACACCTAGTAAATATTTTACTCCAGTGTTTGGCCCCTCgtcaaatataacttttggtaCTTGAccgatgaaatatattatgttttaacgCTGAAACAACCCAttatcctatatatatatatataaacaatacgatacataaaaaaaaaaaaattgtctttgtAAATGTTGAATACTGACCCAGATgcgtaaatatgtttttagaaCATTGTTATGTTCGATGTGCATTTGGGATGCTGCATTTTCTAACATTGTATCACTATGGCCCCCTTTAAGGATCTCAAATCTTTAAGGCAGGTATTCCATGTGTCCACTCTCCTCTTCTGTTTTCTGCATCCGTCGCCTGCATCCCTATTTAAAAACGGAAATCATGTTCCACATGTCCGCAAAAAGAATACAGAAAATCTTTTTTATATACACACATCACATCTGATTATCATTTCAATCAGttgaatcaatatttatttcaatcaatcACTTAGTATTGTCATTTAATTTCCAAagtaacaattgttttgttttttacatttatagtTTCACCTGTTTGATATGTAATCATAAAATAGGcttcattaaaatgttcaaattaacAAAGATTGTTTAATAAGTTTCATGACCCTTATGTCTTTCTTTATTAGGGGATTTAACTGGATTAATTACAACTTTAGCCGACAGCAGACATAGAAAGCTAACAGCGTGGACGTGGAATACTGGCCTTACACTAAATTCAACAGAAATCATGTGTTTCATTATAACCATGTCACTGTGCCTTACAAAGTCACACACATCAATTagttttgattaattattattatttaaagtatacaTGACTTGTTTTAACAagctttttgttaaaatgaaatgacacTTACGGATGATTATTGTGCATTCTTAGCTTTATCTGTGAAAGACATAGAAAAATAAACTGCTGAAAGAAATATCAATGtcttacatatttatatgtgtatacaaCTTGAAGTGTCCCATCCCATGTTTCACTCGTCTTGTGTATGCCAAAAGGAATATCTATTTATTAAATAAGGTTCAAGGATTGTACTTTTATGATATGATAATGCATTGTATAAAATTCTAAGATTTTAAACCAGTCGATGAAATGACAGATTTTTCTCATAAGCAGAATGTTGGATTGCTTTTCTAAACCAAACAATAATTCTGCGAATCGGGATGTCACCTGAAATTTTCTAGCAAAGGTCACCATGAAATCGAATGTCAAATGTCCATGACAAATGTACAAACCATGTTAAACCATGTCACCTTGACCTattgaccccaaattcaatagtgATCATTTAGTGGTCATGACCAATGTGCAAACCAAGCCtaaaggtcacattgacctatTGTTGACCCgtaattcaataggggtcatctactgtcCATAAAAATTATGCACATCAAGTTCAAAGGTCAATTAGATGTACTGatcccaaattcaataggggtcttctactgtcCATGACCAATTTGCAAACCAAGTTTAAATACCTTGCACCAagtcattcaatatttataattggAAACCCAGTAATTTTTCTTATAAGGGTCACTTACCTACCGACcccaatttcaaattcaatggCCATAATCAATGTACATACTCAACAAGTTgttcaaagcaattgagcagaaatGAAAGTGTGACGATGCCATGGGAAAATAATGCCAATGTGTCAGCCATTCTAAACAGGCAACACACTATATTAACTACatgtactatatttttttattcatgaatAGTATACAATTATTGAAGGATTATAAGGAGTATATCCCATTTTATATAAGGAGTATATCCCATTTTATTGAACTTAGAAAAGTGATATTTTCTTAAACCTCATTTATAATTCTTTCAGTGTCTGGGGGTATTCATCACTCCTGTGATAGATCTAGTTTAAATAATCATGGCAAACATCAAAAAAGCTTCATAGGAGGGACTTGTCACACATAGTACGACAGAAGAACTTTTGTAGGAGTTTCACTCAAACACAACATAGACAACAGACATGATATTTTAACAGATCAAAGTTTAACAAACtcataaatcaataaaattgatGCAATCTGATATATAATAGATGATTTATTTCATGCAAACACTAGAGCTTGCGTTGAAACATTTCACACAGTCTTTTGTTTGACATAGAACTCTGGTGGTGAGTAAATCAGTCCACAAACAATGTGAAGGTACTGGTAATTGACCCATGCATAGTATGAATCAGACCACCATTGCCTCATGGAACATTCTGTAAGTCATTCCATATAGCAATACACTGCATTTGTACTGAAGTGGCTTGCTGACCACAAGGAAATCCTCCAAACAACCTGCAGGCCGCTGTCCATCAGTATCACACACATAATGGTGAAGTTTAGTGCTCTAATATTGGTGTTGAAGTGTCATCTATTGTTGTAGACAGCGATTTTCCCATCTAAACTTGCTGTGAAcaactgaaattgaaataacaagatATTTACTATCAATGAGTTCATGATGCTCAACAATATATGGTTACATTATTGCAAGGATTTGTTAAATCATGCAAATGACTCAACTTTGACGTGATAACAAAAGCCAATGAAATATAGACACTTgtgtaatttttattatttaaatccgAAAAAAAGTGTAAACTCCTCAGTGTAAGATTTCTCtatcattgcatttttttatggTAAAAAGTTGGCACTTTTAAGGCCAAGGGAATTGGCGCAGAGTTCTAACCTGAGGGGTGCGGGGATTGAAGGCGACGTCAGACACAACGTCTGTGTGTCCTTGCAACTTGTGAAGGTACGTCCCAGACCTCAGGTCGAACAGATACGACTGAAAAACACATACTCATCATCCACAAACAAATACACCTGAAACACTAATCATCAACTACTGAACAAATATGCctgaaacacacatacacaccaTCAACATACAGATATGCCtgacacacacatacacaccatCAACATACAGATATGCctgaaacacacatacacaccaTCAACATACAGATATGCctgaaacacacatacacaccaTCAACATACAGATATGCctgaaacacacatacacaccaTCAACATACAGATATGCctgaaacacacatacacaccaTCAACATACAGATATGCCTGAAACACACATACACTCCATCAACATACAGATATGCctgaaacacacatacacattatCAACAATAAGCCAAACAGAT
Coding sequences within:
- the LOC128209321 gene encoding BTB/POZ domain-containing protein 7-like; protein product: MGTNASFPEATQSCAGSPTKLQGLSRLTQSYTVSDSDLSNRDKKKKTSKFATLRKKLTRARRHSKSLDYGKAMRDLVSSWSTHDLASLVQQYESLASLKELCISSNIARSAASTYAQDLSHLYDFKYCTDIEIVYKGVCFPAHRALLCARSPFFRDILSRHHDTYPRVPIKLRTPGVDVVLFSALLHYLYSDSINFEELSENSRVVLTKLATELGMPNPLYQDLRNLLESGDYSDSVLVFTSEPDMNESFSSETGSSEGLSRANLELQCHRAVLAARSPFFRNLLIRRAQCGEDNVDHSQNFCTRIVLDESVIPRRYARVLLHALYLDTVDLSLIMRGSASVCSLSEVQAIVAGRGQMTAVDEAMEIYQIGQFLDIPAISQGCEDVMVEQLSVENLVSVLAWSEEPHGSPWVLRHALHYLREEFLQVAASPVLYELSKTHLLEALSSDLLQAGELDVLGAVIRWGEHHLVRRIEKREPNLLSHTAHSVSRKGVKRRDMNDVELRDIMAEVLPLVRMDHVIPYTSEILTGAIRRGLVSVPPTHMLTDETGHTASAWVPGRNNAVYTRPRLFTPYYEEGKSLLEERQSCGQGAGLSRVRPLHMSSIPDTLYMVDDPQYLHHFLSAHPVPLRHVDIVSGTIPVPSAGVLKMMVQREQELKCLPMVQRTFAQAYLDRRAVMYQLHLRVVREFGWPDSTVEVLQNVQYYYNREPPPQRDHPTYADQSYPPLNPRRRPSPPPRQECRHRSQSRQTQHITPASSPTKHYNQGLCEFNSGSDGSEEDFCSGTLTSQRSALSDTMPDIAMATASASQLHLGEENQPDIGDGGAGRHGMLYI